In the Clostridium beijerinckii genome, one interval contains:
- a CDS encoding MOSC domain-containing protein → MAKVLSINISEKKGVIKTPIKEGIFIEEHGLKDDAHAGKWHRQVSLLAQESIDKMIKMGISDLDAGKFAENITTEGIVLHELPVGTRLKIGETIQEVTQIGKECHKGCAIKNQVGTCIMPTEGIFTRIIKGGVIREGDSIEIL, encoded by the coding sequence ATGGCTAAAGTATTATCAATAAATATTAGTGAAAAAAAAGGTGTTATAAAAACCCCTATAAAAGAAGGAATTTTCATAGAAGAGCATGGCTTAAAAGATGATGCTCATGCTGGAAAATGGCATAGACAGGTAAGCTTATTAGCTCAGGAAAGCATAGATAAAATGATTAAGATGGGAATAAGCGACTTAGATGCTGGAAAATTTGCAGAGAATATAACAACTGAAGGTATTGTTCTTCATGAATTGCCTGTTGGGACAAGATTAAAAATAGGAGAAACAATTCAAGAAGTGACACAGATAGGAAAAGAATGCCATAAAGGCTGCGCTATAAAAAATCAAGTTGGCACGTGTATTATGCCAACAGAAGGAATTTTCACAAGAATAATAAAAGGCGGAGTTATTAGAGAAGGAGATTCTATAGAAATTTTATAG
- a CDS encoding RNA polymerase sigma factor, translating into MEEQEFVEKMKTKDENAFIYMVDIYKKRILSLCYSYTSDYYEAEDLSQEVFISVFNNIDKFREESSFSTYLYKITTSKCIDYTRKRSIKNFLTGLFIFSKESTQDIDEQNFIRQSIQSLPLNLKTPLVLYYYIGLTQKEIADILNLPLKTIEGRIYRAKNKLKSIIETEVPFYAEQKR; encoded by the coding sequence ATGGAGGAGCAAGAATTCGTTGAAAAAATGAAAACCAAAGATGAAAATGCTTTTATTTACATGGTAGACATTTATAAAAAAAGAATTCTCTCCTTATGCTATTCCTATACCTCTGATTATTATGAGGCAGAAGATTTATCTCAAGAGGTTTTTATAAGCGTATTTAATAATATTGATAAATTTAGAGAAGAGAGTTCCTTTTCCACTTATTTATACAAAATTACAACTTCAAAATGTATAGATTATACAAGAAAAAGAAGCATTAAGAATTTTTTAACTGGTCTCTTTATCTTTTCTAAGGAATCTACTCAGGATATAGACGAGCAAAATTTTATACGGCAAAGCATTCAATCTTTGCCACTAAATTTGAAAACCCCGCTTGTACTATATTATTATATCGGATTAACTCAAAAAGAAATTGCAGATATATTAAACTTGCCTTTAAAAACAATTGAAGGGAGAATTTATAGAGCTAAAAACAAATTAAAAAGTATTATTGAAACGGAGGTTCCATTTTATGCAGAACAAAAGAGATAA
- a CDS encoding LiaF transmembrane domain-containing protein, whose protein sequence is MRKIGTTTSAICFILLGIWIMINSNNPDLGRKLIKFWPIIIILIGIEILYYTLVKKENERIRISGLVFLIIIVFFFTNISIDIYNNIKQSNSSFNLDTNFFDNIFTSKNLQSIDKKITLDPIGSNLNFETVNGKLNIEKATDNKITIDTELYVKQDNASKDYELNPITDSNGYTLKIVDDDIDSIKATIYLPEGYDVSIKGTNLNVDSNSDIRLDALNINASNGKFDLQGDIPNSSLKLENGKIDLNNNLCKNIDISMNNGSISLDSKDKNLSINTDINHGTCKINDEKRVNSGISKNIGTGEGVVKAKLNNGIIKINSGE, encoded by the coding sequence ATGCGAAAAATAGGTACAACAACTTCTGCTATCTGTTTTATACTTTTAGGCATTTGGATTATGATTAATTCTAACAATCCAGATTTAGGAAGAAAACTCATAAAATTTTGGCCAATAATTATTATCTTAATAGGCATAGAAATTTTGTATTACACTTTAGTCAAAAAAGAAAATGAAAGAATACGAATAAGTGGTCTCGTTTTTCTTATAATAATAGTTTTCTTTTTCACAAATATATCTATAGACATTTATAATAATATAAAACAAAGTAATTCTTCCTTTAATTTAGATACAAATTTCTTTGATAATATCTTTACAAGTAAAAACTTACAATCTATTGATAAAAAAATCACTTTAGATCCTATTGGTAGTAACCTAAATTTTGAAACAGTAAATGGTAAACTGAATATAGAAAAAGCAACTGACAATAAAATAACTATAGATACTGAATTATATGTAAAGCAAGATAATGCTTCAAAGGATTATGAATTGAATCCAATAACTGATTCAAATGGTTACACACTAAAAATTGTGGATGATGATATAGACTCAATTAAAGCCACTATCTATTTACCTGAAGGATATGATGTTTCTATAAAGGGGACTAACCTTAATGTAGATAGTAATAGTGATATAAGACTTGATGCTCTAAATATAAATGCATCTAATGGAAAATTTGATTTACAAGGTGACATTCCTAATTCGTCTCTAAAGTTAGAAAATGGTAAAATAGATTTAAACAATAATTTATGTAAAAATATTGATATTTCTATGAATAATGGTTCAATCTCTTTAGACTCAAAAGACAAAAACTTATCAATCAATACAGATATAAACCATGGTACATGCAAAATAAATGATGAAAAAAGAGTCAACTCTGGAATTTCTAAAAATATCGGTACTGGTGAGGGCGTAGTTAAAGCTAAATTAAATAATGGAATCATTAAAATAAATAGTGGAGAGTGA
- the mobB gene encoding molybdopterin-guanine dinucleotide biosynthesis protein B: MENSSLNKLSELKVISIVATKSGTGKTTLIEALIPILKEKNYNIGVLKHDAHKFEIDKEGKDSYRFVKAGADKMVISSKEKIAMIEKLKEEKDLEEILELFVGMDLVIIEGYKNNGYSKIEVHRKEVDSKLLCENESSDRTKFLAVATDEKLNLDIEQLDINDVNKIAEFIEDKVIFKVRKGERNNGKNIRM; the protein is encoded by the coding sequence GTGGAAAATTCATCTTTAAATAAATTAAGTGAACTTAAAGTAATATCTATAGTTGCAACTAAATCTGGAACAGGGAAGACAACATTAATAGAAGCATTAATACCTATATTAAAAGAAAAAAACTATAACATAGGAGTACTAAAACATGATGCTCACAAATTTGAAATTGATAAAGAGGGAAAAGACAGCTATAGGTTTGTAAAAGCTGGAGCTGACAAAATGGTTATTTCGTCAAAAGAAAAAATAGCTATGATAGAAAAGCTAAAGGAAGAAAAAGATCTTGAAGAAATACTAGAACTATTTGTAGGTATGGATTTGGTAATTATAGAGGGATATAAAAATAATGGATACTCTAAAATAGAAGTTCATAGAAAAGAAGTAGATTCAAAGCTTCTATGTGAAAATGAAAGTTCGGATAGAACGAAATTTTTAGCAGTAGCTACTGATGAAAAGCTAAATCTAGACATAGAACAATTGGATATCAATGATGTGAATAAGATAGCAGAATTTATTGAGGATAAAGTTATTTTTAAAGTGCGCAAAGGAGAAAGAAATAATGGAAAAAACATTAGAATGTAA
- a CDS encoding molybdenum cofactor guanylyltransferase, whose product MNVESFKTAVILAGGKSSRMGFDKQFLRINEVRIMEKLIHELSKEFEDIIIVTNKPEEYKTAENGIRIISDEIKDIGPLSGIYGGLKESKSKYVYFIACDMPNVNLKYIKYIKKVLTNSKANACVAKRESKFEPFNAFYSVDILPKIEKLITLNKRSIAGLIDIIEPLFIEENVLKKYDYSFDMFMNLNSKEDLEIYKEQSKK is encoded by the coding sequence ATGAATGTGGAAAGTTTTAAAACAGCAGTGATACTTGCAGGTGGAAAAAGTTCACGAATGGGTTTTGATAAGCAGTTTTTAAGAATTAATGAAGTGAGAATTATGGAAAAGTTAATTCATGAACTAAGTAAAGAATTTGAAGACATAATTATTGTCACAAATAAGCCAGAAGAGTATAAAACAGCAGAAAACGGAATAAGAATAATTAGCGATGAAATAAAAGATATTGGTCCTCTATCTGGAATCTATGGTGGGCTTAAAGAAAGTAAGAGTAAATATGTATACTTTATAGCTTGTGATATGCCTAATGTAAACTTAAAGTATATTAAGTATATTAAGAAAGTGCTTACAAATAGTAAAGCAAATGCTTGTGTTGCTAAAAGGGAGAGTAAGTTTGAGCCTTTTAATGCTTTTTATTCTGTAGATATATTGCCTAAAATTGAAAAACTTATAACACTTAATAAAAGATCTATAGCGGGATTAATTGATATTATAGAGCCCCTTTTTATTGAAGAAAATGTTTTGAAAAAATATGATTATTCTTTTGATATGTTTATGAATCTTAACTCAAAAGAAGATTTAGAAATATATAAGGAACAATCAAAAAAATAA
- a CDS encoding 4Fe-4S dicluster domain-containing protein has product MENYNSFIVGDANKCVGCKACEIACFKAHNESVTVGNIQTPIISRIHVIKEKDFTVPVQCRHCENAPCAKVCPINAIKNEDNAIIIDEEICIGCKACAVACPFGAIEMGTKYKAGKAVMQNLQKELFEEVLEEKETKVAYKCDLCKKQGEPACVKACPKDALKLFDVIEEKRIRNIRAVSNLNI; this is encoded by the coding sequence ATGGAAAATTACAATTCTTTTATTGTGGGAGATGCTAATAAGTGCGTTGGGTGTAAGGCTTGTGAAATAGCTTGCTTTAAGGCTCATAATGAATCAGTCACTGTTGGAAATATACAAACACCAATAATTTCTAGAATACATGTTATTAAAGAGAAGGACTTTACAGTTCCGGTTCAATGTAGACATTGTGAAAATGCACCTTGCGCAAAGGTCTGTCCTATAAATGCAATTAAAAATGAAGATAATGCAATAATAATTGATGAAGAAATTTGTATAGGTTGCAAAGCATGTGCAGTAGCTTGCCCGTTTGGAGCTATTGAAATGGGAACTAAATATAAGGCTGGAAAAGCAGTTATGCAAAATTTGCAAAAGGAATTATTTGAAGAAGTGCTAGAAGAGAAAGAAACAAAGGTTGCATATAAATGTGATTTATGTAAGAAACAAGGTGAACCAGCTTGTGTAAAAGCCTGTCCTAAAGATGCTCTTAAATTATTCGATGTCATAGAAGAAAAAAGAATAAGAAACATAAGAGCGGTGAGCAACTTAAATATATAA
- a CDS encoding [FeFe] hydrogenase, group A, whose amino-acid sequence MDIGFVNIDKELCTGCQQCVEVCPVNAIQGKAGQPQEIDYDVCVSCGQCIQVCNSYAFENRENSHAIEEKRRDRELLESVKEPVFAAFNKGNAAKVKEALHNEELFTIVQCAPAVRVSLGEEFGLKPGSLTAGKMAAALRRLGFNRVYDTNFGADLTIMEEGSELIKRVTEGGKLPMFTSCCPAWVKFMEQSYPELINHLSSCKSPQQMAGTIFKTYGAKVDKVNPKKIYNVAIMPCTCKQFECDREEMQDSGFKDVDIVITTREFAQLIRDKGIDFKNLKDEEFDLPLGSYTGAGNIFGVTGGVMEAALRSGYEMLTKKSIPNLELNFVRGSEGIRVAEVKLPKITLKVAVVSGLKNVVQILEDIKEGKCEFDFIEVMTCPEGCVSGGGQPKFILDIDRRNALVSRKKGIYKHDSELEIRKSHENPFIKKLYEEFLIEPLGEKSHHLLHTKFVSRKKEEI is encoded by the coding sequence ATGGATATTGGTTTTGTAAATATTGATAAAGAGTTATGTACTGGGTGTCAGCAATGTGTTGAAGTATGCCCTGTAAATGCAATACAAGGTAAAGCGGGACAACCTCAAGAGATTGATTATGATGTTTGTGTTTCTTGTGGACAATGTATACAGGTATGTAATTCTTATGCATTTGAAAATAGAGAAAACAGTCATGCAATAGAAGAGAAAAGAAGAGATAGAGAATTACTTGAAAGTGTAAAGGAGCCAGTGTTTGCAGCTTTTAACAAAGGAAATGCAGCTAAGGTGAAAGAGGCTTTACATAATGAAGAATTATTTACTATAGTTCAATGTGCACCAGCTGTAAGAGTTTCTTTAGGTGAAGAATTTGGGCTTAAGCCTGGTAGTTTAACGGCTGGTAAAATGGCAGCAGCATTACGAAGATTAGGTTTTAACAGGGTTTACGATACTAACTTTGGTGCGGATTTAACTATAATGGAAGAAGGCAGTGAACTTATAAAAAGGGTAACAGAAGGTGGAAAATTACCAATGTTTACTTCTTGTTGTCCTGCATGGGTGAAATTTATGGAACAAAGCTATCCAGAGCTTATAAATCATCTTTCAAGCTGCAAATCGCCACAACAAATGGCTGGAACAATTTTTAAAACCTATGGTGCTAAAGTAGATAAGGTTAATCCTAAGAAAATATATAATGTAGCTATAATGCCATGCACTTGCAAACAATTTGAATGCGATAGAGAAGAAATGCAAGATAGTGGTTTTAAGGATGTAGATATAGTTATTACTACAAGGGAATTTGCTCAGCTTATAAGAGATAAGGGCATAGATTTTAAAAACTTAAAGGACGAAGAGTTCGATTTACCACTTGGAAGTTATACTGGAGCTGGTAATATTTTTGGAGTAACTGGCGGTGTAATGGAAGCAGCACTTAGAAGCGGCTATGAGATGCTTACAAAGAAATCTATTCCTAATTTGGAGCTTAATTTTGTACGAGGCAGTGAAGGAATTAGGGTTGCAGAAGTGAAATTGCCAAAGATAACATTAAAGGTAGCAGTAGTTTCAGGTTTGAAAAATGTAGTTCAAATACTTGAAGATATAAAAGAAGGAAAGTGTGAGTTTGATTTTATTGAAGTTATGACTTGCCCAGAAGGTTGTGTAAGTGGTGGTGGACAACCTAAGTTTATCTTGGATATAGATAGAAGAAATGCCTTGGTAAGTAGAAAAAAAGGTATCTATAAACATGATTCTGAACTTGAAATAAGAAAATCTCATGAAAATCCTTTTATAAAAAAATTATATGAAGAGTTTTTAATAGAACCTCTTGGTGAAAAATCTCATCATCTACTACATACAAAGTTTGTTTCAAGAAAGAAGGAGGAAATATAA
- the glp gene encoding gephyrin-like molybdotransferase Glp, protein MISVEEALRIISEESKALECEEKDILSCLNKALAEDIYSRDNLPPFDKSAMDGYAIKSEDTDLYEDGVSIELEIVDLIKAGEFSDKELKNGQAMKIMTGAPVPKGANAVIQIEKVEVREDTLYISEKVKNGCNVIKLGEEIKVGDIALRKGTLIRPTEIGVLASLGYSKIKVHRDPVVAILTTGDELVDINETPKFGQIRNSNEYSLKALIQNLGLEALCLGIVEDKKDTLKSKVKEALEKSDIVITSGGASVGDFDFVEQVLNEINADIKFQSVAIKPGKPISFAVIDKKLFFSLPGNPLSAITTFEEFVKPACEKMLGKNMESDNTFPVILAEDFKEKEGRSKYIYVKIKAENGKLYAYKAGSQSSNQLITMSKANGIIIMPAGIGYKKAGEVLSGKFIFK, encoded by the coding sequence ATGATTAGTGTAGAAGAAGCTTTAAGAATAATTTCGGAAGAATCTAAGGCCTTAGAATGTGAAGAGAAGGATATTTTATCTTGTTTAAATAAGGCATTAGCAGAAGATATATATTCTAGAGATAATCTTCCACCATTTGATAAATCAGCAATGGATGGATATGCCATAAAAAGTGAGGATACTGATTTATATGAAGATGGAGTTTCAATAGAGCTTGAGATAGTTGATCTTATAAAAGCTGGAGAGTTTAGTGATAAAGAATTAAAAAACGGGCAAGCAATGAAGATAATGACAGGAGCACCAGTGCCTAAAGGTGCAAATGCAGTAATACAAATTGAGAAAGTAGAAGTTCGTGAAGATACTCTTTATATTTCTGAGAAAGTTAAAAATGGGTGCAATGTAATAAAACTTGGTGAAGAAATTAAAGTAGGAGATATTGCTTTAAGGAAAGGAACACTCATTAGGCCAACTGAAATTGGAGTTTTAGCTTCTTTAGGTTATAGCAAAATTAAGGTTCATAGAGATCCAGTAGTAGCAATACTTACAACAGGGGATGAACTTGTGGATATAAATGAAACTCCTAAGTTTGGACAAATAAGAAATAGCAATGAATATTCACTAAAAGCATTAATTCAGAATTTAGGATTAGAAGCTTTATGCCTAGGAATTGTTGAAGATAAAAAAGATACTTTAAAAAGTAAAGTTAAAGAAGCATTAGAAAAATCAGATATAGTTATAACTTCGGGTGGTGCTTCTGTTGGTGATTTTGATTTTGTAGAACAAGTATTGAATGAAATAAATGCTGATATAAAATTTCAATCTGTAGCTATAAAGCCAGGGAAGCCAATAAGCTTTGCAGTCATTGATAAAAAACTATTTTTTAGCTTACCAGGCAATCCATTATCTGCAATAACTACCTTTGAAGAATTCGTAAAGCCAGCTTGTGAAAAAATGCTTGGTAAAAACATGGAGAGTGATAATACTTTCCCAGTTATATTAGCTGAAGACTTTAAAGAAAAAGAAGGCAGAAGTAAGTACATATATGTAAAGATAAAAGCTGAGAACGGAAAGTTATATGCATATAAGGCTGGATCTCAAAGTTCTAACCAGTTAATTACTATGAGCAAGGCAAATGGAATAATAATAATGCCAGCAGGAATTGGATATAAAAAGGCAGGAGAAGTTTTAAGTGGAAAATTCATCTTTAAATAA
- the moaC gene encoding cyclic pyranopterin monophosphate synthase MoaC produces the protein MEFTHFNEKGRAHMVNVSEKDETKRVAIARGSIKMKKETVDLIKDGLIKKGDVLSVAQIGGIMGVKKTSDLIPMCHNIFITGSDINFNIGEEEIEIEATVSTVGKTGVEMEALTAVTTAALTIYDMCKAVDKDMVIENVRLIKKTGGKSGEYIREI, from the coding sequence ATGGAATTTACTCATTTTAATGAAAAAGGAAGAGCTCATATGGTGAATGTGAGTGAAAAGGATGAGACAAAGAGAGTTGCTATTGCAAGAGGATCAATTAAAATGAAAAAGGAAACTGTAGATTTGATAAAAGATGGCCTTATTAAAAAAGGTGATGTTTTATCAGTTGCTCAAATTGGCGGAATAATGGGCGTAAAAAAGACCTCGGATTTAATCCCTATGTGCCATAATATTTTTATAACAGGATCTGATATAAATTTTAATATAGGTGAAGAAGAAATAGAGATTGAAGCAACAGTTTCAACAGTTGGGAAAACAGGCGTTGAAATGGAAGCATTAACAGCTGTAACAACTGCAGCCCTTACTATATATGATATGTGCAAGGCTGTTGATAAGGATATGGTAATAGAAAATGTTAGATTAATAAAGAAAACCGGTGGAAAAAGTGGAGAATATATAAGGGAGATTTAA
- a CDS encoding 4Fe-4S dicluster domain-containing protein, producing the protein MNNFVIANPKRCIGCRTCEAACVVAHSEENILVQSKDKVNFNPRLKVIKTADVSAPIQCRHCENAPCANACPNGSIINKDGVVLINKDTCIGCKSCAIVCPFGAIDIIVEHKDGEKVIQKGLMCDKDGKLEHKERLVANKCDLCIGRENGPACVEVCPTEALRLVESKIIDEDISEKRKNAAANLVNIL; encoded by the coding sequence ATGAATAATTTTGTTATAGCAAATCCAAAAAGGTGTATAGGATGTAGAACTTGTGAAGCTGCATGTGTTGTTGCACATTCTGAAGAAAACATACTTGTACAAAGTAAGGATAAGGTTAATTTTAATCCTCGTTTAAAAGTTATTAAAACTGCAGATGTAAGTGCTCCAATTCAATGTAGACATTGTGAAAATGCTCCGTGTGCTAATGCATGTCCAAATGGTTCAATTATAAATAAAGACGGAGTAGTGTTAATAAATAAAGATACTTGCATAGGATGCAAATCTTGCGCAATAGTTTGTCCTTTTGGTGCCATTGATATAATAGTTGAACATAAAGATGGAGAGAAAGTTATTCAAAAGGGGTTAATGTGTGATAAAGACGGAAAGCTAGAACATAAAGAAAGATTAGTTGCAAACAAATGTGATTTATGTATAGGTAGGGAAAATGGTCCTGCTTGCGTAGAGGTATGTCCTACAGAAGCATTAAGATTAGTTGAATCTAAAATTATAGATGAAGACATTTCGGAAAAGAGAAAAAATGCTGCAGCTAATTTAGTAAATATATTATAA
- the moaA gene encoding GTP 3',8-cyclase MoaA — MFDSYGRKINYLRISVTDLCNLRCKYCMPEKGIDKMWHKEILTLEEIEAITQSFVELGVDKVRITGGEPLVRKNILKLINGIGKMDGVKDLAMTTNGILLKDYAKDLKNAGLNRLNISLDTLNEEKYSKITKVGKIKDVLQGIEEAKKSGLAPIKLNVVLIKDFNENEIEDFINLTKYEDIEIRFIELMPIGTLKHWSSNKYISNDTVLEKMPELIEIKSTDISSPARYYKLPNAKGKVGLINPISCKFCGNCNRIRLTADGKLKSCLHSNSEVDLKKLLRDGKDIKTVITDTIKSKPKEHELENGNYINREMTAIGG, encoded by the coding sequence ATGTTTGATTCGTATGGCAGAAAGATAAATTACTTGAGAATATCAGTCACAGATTTATGTAATTTAAGATGCAAATATTGTATGCCTGAAAAAGGAATTGATAAGATGTGGCATAAAGAGATTCTAACTTTAGAAGAAATAGAAGCTATTACTCAAAGCTTTGTTGAATTAGGTGTAGATAAAGTTAGGATAACTGGAGGAGAGCCTTTAGTAAGAAAAAATATTTTAAAGTTAATTAATGGCATAGGTAAAATGGACGGAGTTAAGGATTTAGCTATGACTACTAATGGAATTCTCTTAAAGGATTATGCTAAAGATTTAAAAAATGCAGGTCTTAATAGACTTAATATAAGCTTAGATACTTTGAATGAAGAAAAGTATTCAAAGATAACTAAGGTTGGCAAAATCAAGGATGTACTTCAAGGTATTGAAGAAGCTAAAAAGAGTGGACTTGCTCCGATTAAATTAAATGTAGTTTTAATAAAAGACTTTAATGAAAATGAAATAGAAGACTTTATAAATTTAACAAAATATGAAGATATAGAAATAAGATTTATAGAGCTTATGCCAATAGGCACTTTGAAGCATTGGTCATCTAATAAATATATTTCTAATGATACAGTTTTAGAAAAAATGCCAGAATTAATAGAAATAAAATCAACAGATATTTCTTCTCCAGCAAGATATTATAAACTTCCAAATGCAAAGGGGAAAGTCGGGCTTATTAATCCTATATCATGTAAGTTTTGTGGAAATTGCAATAGAATAAGATTAACAGCAGATGGAAAACTAAAGTCATGCCTTCACTCAAACTCCGAAGTGGATTTAAAGAAATTGCTTAGAGATGGTAAAGATATAAAGACAGTGATTACCGATACTATTAAAAGCAAACCAAAAGAACATGAATTAGAGAACGGAAATTATATTAATAGAGAAATGACAGCAATTGGAGGTTGA
- the fdhD gene encoding formate dehydrogenase accessory sulfurtransferase FdhD: MEKTLECKVFKIEDGISKADVDELLVREYPLTIFLNGKKLATLLCSPENLKALSVGFLRTEGLINTSDDIISFNLNEEKGIAEVETKNKDAARESFFSKKIDLESIKDQSIDGIDNFLDSLNCKPVESDAKMHTEKIFEFMRTNLDYSDVFKNTGGVHCVALCDSNEMLVVYEDVARHNALDKVIGESLMKGIFLKDKAVILSGRVSLEMILKAAKLEIPIIISKSAPTSLSVALAKRLNITLVGFVRGNKMNIYANGYRIMK; encoded by the coding sequence ATGGAAAAAACATTAGAATGTAAAGTTTTTAAAATAGAAGACGGAATTAGTAAAGCAGATGTAGATGAACTTCTAGTTAGAGAATACCCACTAACAATTTTTCTTAATGGAAAAAAATTAGCTACACTTTTATGTAGCCCAGAAAACTTAAAAGCTTTGTCAGTTGGTTTTTTAAGAACAGAAGGTTTAATAAATACTAGTGATGATATAATATCTTTTAATTTAAATGAAGAAAAAGGAATTGCAGAGGTTGAGACTAAAAATAAAGATGCTGCTCGCGAAAGCTTTTTCTCTAAGAAAATTGATTTAGAAAGTATAAAGGATCAATCAATTGATGGAATTGATAATTTCTTAGATTCCTTAAACTGCAAGCCTGTTGAAAGTGATGCTAAAATGCATACTGAAAAGATATTCGAATTTATGAGAACAAATTTAGATTATTCGGATGTTTTTAAGAATACAGGAGGAGTTCACTGCGTTGCATTATGTGATAGCAATGAAATGCTTGTAGTATATGAAGATGTAGCTAGACATAATGCCTTGGACAAGGTTATTGGAGAATCACTTATGAAAGGCATATTCCTTAAGGATAAAGCAGTTATACTTAGCGGAAGAGTCTCTCTTGAAATGATACTAAAGGCGGCAAAGCTAGAGATACCAATAATTATATCTAAATCAGCGCCTACAAGTCTTTCTGTAGCTCTTGCAAAAAGATTAAATATTACCTTAGTTGGATTTGTAAGAGGGAATAAAATGAATATATATGCTAATGGATATAGAATTATGAAATAA